GAAAAAACAGATATTTAACAGGTTCATTTAATCATGGCTCTATGGCAAATGCTATGCCAATGGCTATGGGTGCAGGTTTAGCCAATCCAAATCGCCAAGTAATAGCTTTTTGTGGCGATGGAGGAATCTCTATGTTGCTAGGAGATTTAATGACCATAAGTCAATATAAAGTTCCAGTAAAAATTATTGTATTTAATAATCGTGCATTAGGAATGGTTAAGCTTGAAATGCGTGTACAAGGATATATGGATTGGCAAACAGATATGGTTAATCCAGATTTTGTAAAACTTGCAGAAGCTATGAATATTGCGGCTTGGGAAGCAAGTCAACCAAGCGAAGTAGAACAAGCCATATCAAATGCACTAAAACACGACGGACCAGCTTTAGTTAATGTATTAACCGATCCAAATGCTTTAGCAATGCCACCTACTATAAAGTTCGATCAAGTAAAGGGTTTTGTAGAATCAATGTCTAAAATGATGATGAATGGCAATTTTGCAGAAATAGTAGATACAGGAAAAAGTGATATCAAATATTTAAGAGAATTATTATGAAAGAAGCAATTAAATTCACAGTCGTTATTTTAATAATTACTTTACTTATAATTGCTACAGTAATATGGACAGTGCCAGGACTTATTATTACTGCAGTACTATTGCTATTGATTGGATTTTATGATTTTTTTCAAACGAAACATACCATACTAAGAAATTTTCCAGTCATAGGTCACATGCGATATCTTTTAGAGTTATTAGCACCAGAAATACATCAATATTTTATAGAGTCAGGTACCGATGGAAAACCTATTGATAGAAATCACCGAGCTTATATTTATGAGCGAGCTAAAGAGCAAAACCAAACACATCCTTTTGGTACAGAGTTAGATGTAACCAAAGAAAACTATAGATGGATGCAACACAGCATTTATCCAGCAAAAAAGCTAGAAATAGCTCCTAGAGTAACTGTAGGTGGAAAAGAGTGTAAACAACCATATAGTGCTAGTATATTTAATATCTCTGCAATGAGTTTTGGTGCTTTAAGTAAAAATGCAATTGAAGCATTAAATATTGGAGCAAGAGAAGGTAATTTTTTTCATGATACAGGCGAAGGCGGTATTTCTAAATATCACTTACAAGGTGGCGATTTAGTTTGGGAAATAGGAACTGGATATTTTGGATGTAGAACTCAAGATGGTGGATTTGATGCTCAAAAATTTAAAGAAAAAGCCAATTGGGAAACAGTCAAGATGATTGAAATTAAAATTTCCCAAGGTGCAAAACCAGGACATGGTGGTGTATTACCAGCAGCTAAGAATGACGAAGAAATTGCAGCAATAAGAGGTGTGCAACCACATACTACCGTACTTTCTCCACCAGGACACGCTACTTTTCACAATGCAGAAGGACTGTTGAATTTTGTTCAACAATTACGAGAACTGGCTAATGGAAAACCAGTTGGGTTTAAGCTAGCAATTGGAAGTAAAAAAGAATTTATTGAAATTTGTGAAAAGATGAATGCAACAGGCATTAAACCAGATTTTATTACTGTAGATGGAGCAGAAGGAGGAACTGGTGCTGCACCAATAGATTTTTCTAACTATGTTGGCATGCCTTGGGAAGATGCTTTAATTTTTGTAGTAGATACATTAAATAAATACAATTTAAAAGAAGAAATTAAAGTAATTACAGCTACTAAAATTTTTACCGCTTTTGATATTTTTAAAGCAATGTGTATAGGAGCAGATATTTGTAATTCAGCTAGAGGAATGATGTTGGCTTTAGGTTGTATACAAGCATTAAAATGCAATACCAATGAATGTCCTACAGGCGTTGCAACTAATAATCCAAAGTTTGTAAGAGGATTAGTAGTTTCAGAAAAATGGAAACGAGTTAAAAATTATCATAAAAACACAGTAGAAGATTTTTTAGAGTTATTAGCAGCATCAGGTTGTAATTCTACTACAGCATTAAATAGGTCATTTATTTATAAAAAAATAGACGATAAATGGCATACTTATGAAGAATGATATTTTACTATACACTAATTGGGACAGTATGAGCCAACAAACATGTATTACTAGCAGCCATGACCTACAACTTACAGAAGTACTTAAAGTTTATTACCCAAACCAGAAAAACAGCCATAAAAGCATAGAAATAAACAAAAAAGGACTAAAAAACACTATAAAAAGCTTAATTTTTTACATTTTGACACCAGTAAGCTACTAAAAGTACCACACAAAAATATTAAACCCAAAATATAATTTATATAAATAAGTATATGTAATAGTGTATACTTATAGTTTTTAGCATTTTTTATCCAGTTGTGCAACGGTCACTGCTGTTATGCACAGTTATTTTTTTACCCATCCTTTTTCTTTGAGTTGTTGAATTGCATAATTAGAAGGGTCTATCTTGAATTCAAGCTCTCTTTTTAATTCTAGAAGCATATTATTGTCGGGTTCATATTCTAATCCTTTTTTACACCATTTGAGAGCATCATTGTCGTTTCTAATATTGTTTTTAAAGTTTAAAGCACAACCACAGGCGGATATTGCATTTGAATGCTTTTCTGTGTAAGTTAAACTGTCTCCGTTATAAAATGCTTTTTCAAAAAAGAAATTAGCCTTTACAGCAATTTCCTTTTTCATTTCTTTATTATGATAGTAGCTAATTCCTGAAGCCTTTTTTGAATATCCTTGTGCTAGTCCTAGACAAACCCTTTGGTCATTAGGTTCAATTTTGTAAGCTTTTTCGAAGTAACTAATACTTGATTGTATAAATTCTTTGGCTTTTTCCTTATTACCAACTCTACTTTTATATTCAATATATCCTAATTCAATTAATGCTTCTAAATAATTTTCATTGAGTTGAATTGCAAAAAGAAATTCTTTTTTAGCTCTTTCTAATGAATCTCGATAAAAACTATTTTCTTCAATTTTACCTTTAATCAAATAAAGAAAAGGAAATTTGTTGTTCTGAAGTATTAATTCATCAATTAATTTGATAGCCAGTTCATAATCATAAGATGCTATCGACAATATTTTAAGTGCCGTATCAGCAAGGACTTTTTCATTATGATTTTTTGCTTGAGATCTATAAAAAAGATTGATAACGGAATTGTCTGATGAGCTGAATTTTAGTTTTTCTTGAATAAAATTCTCATACTTAGCAATGATTTCTTCCTCATTGTCTAATGCAAGATATTGCTTTGAATAAATCTTTGCTAGATAAGGAATTGAGTACCCAATTATACCTGTATCGGATTTTTTCTTATAACACAATGAAATAGTGGTAAGTCTTGGTATGGCTTGAAGCCCAATTTCATCATTTGTAAAACCACTTATATAAATCAAATCATCTATTGTTAATAGTGATTCTTTTTCAGATAATGAAAAAATGAATAAAACTGTTTTTTCAATAATTGATAATTTTTCTATAGAGCCTTTAAAACAAAACGTCAAAATATCTTCATAAGCTTTGCCACTTTTTAAGTTTTCTAATACAATTTCTATTGGAGTGCCTTGTGATAATTGATGAGTAATCAATTGACCTGCTAATGGCATACCTTTGGTGTAGGCATACAAGTCATCGAGATTTTTTTCATATAATTCTAAAAAGTTACCTTCTCCATTAAAATTAGAATATTGTGATAATAAAAACTCAGGAAATTCTTTTTCACGATTAAAGCCATTCAAATTTATTCGCGACATATAAAAATCTCCAAGAGTTTCTCTTGTCGTTAATATAGCTTTCGATTTTAAAGGAAAGTGTTCTAAAAAACTAATCAAATCGGTATCGTTAAGTGTCTCAAGATTATCAACGATTAGCAATACTTTGTTTTCTGATAGAAATTTTAATACAAGTTCTATATTATCCTGTTCAACCTCATTTTCAATACTTAAAAGTTGATTTTTTACAATGAATTCATAAATTTCATTTATCAAATCAGAATAATTTGATATAAATTCAGTCAATACTTTAATTCCACCTGGTGTATACTTATTTCTTTTGGAGCTAGTCCATATTACAAAATCAAAATTGTTTTTATAGTCTTTATTATGAATTAATTGTGAAACAAAATAATGAACAAAACTTGTTTTGCCAATTCCGCCAATCCCATCAATTTGTATAATTCTGTTGTTTTGGTTAGCTAATTTCTTATTTAAATCAATTAAATACTCATTTCTTCCTATGAACTCGGAATACATAATTGGTTGCTGTGAAACATTTTCAATAATTCCAAAATTATTGCTTTTGAGTTTGTAAAAAAGATTATCAGCTTTAATTGAACGACTACCTCTTCTGCAATAAACATCCCCACTTTTAAAAACTACGACATTGGTGTTTTTACCATTTTTCCAATTATTTTTTTGATACTGACCATCTTTTTTAAATGGTATTATTGGGATTGATGGAAAAATATAAATCACAAAAAAATAATTGCCTTCTAATTCGATAGTATTAGTGACATAATTTATTTCACCATCACAATAAGAGTCTAGGATGTTTGCAATGTTCGCTTCATCTACGTCTGAATCACTTCTATCATCTAAACCAATCCATTCATAAGATTTATTTACCCCAAAGACAATATGTCCGCCTTTAGAGTTTGCAAAAGCTAAAAAATCTTTAATAAATTCAACTTTACTTGATGTGTCAGATATTTTAAAGATTTCTTTAAAGTCAAGTTCTTCTGTTTCAGATTTTATATCAGAGTTTTTTAAACCTTCTAAAAAGTCCTTCGTAACAAATTTTACTTTTTCTAATGTATTCATTTTTCTAGTTCTTCAGGGTCTTTTATAATTGTGCATAACGGAGGGCGGATTTGCGAAGTCCTGAAGCGTGTAACGAAGTTACACAAAGCGAAAGGATTTTGCAAATCCGCTGATGTGTTGAAGGTCGTAGCGACAGCGAAGACCGTTCGACGCATCAGCGGATGTAATCCGCCCTCCGATGTGCAAAAGACGCAGCGGTAGCGGAGACTTTTGCACATCACCCAAATATACGCAATAAATTGAATTGCGTATATTTTTTTGCTAAAAATAATTTTTATTTATAATGGTTTTATTTTCAATACTATACAAAAGATATGTTTTTGCGTATTTTAAATATCCTTGTAATTTATAACTTGCGTATTTTTCATTAAAATACTTAAAATACGCAATATGCTTTGGTGAAAATATAGCATGAAGATGACTTCATACTATACTGAAGACTGCTTTATCATTTTAGATTCTGTATATTTTTTGTTCCTCAAAATTACGGAAGGATGGCAGTTTTTTTTATTTTTCGTCTTAGTAATGAAATATTTTGTTCGCACCTCACTCAGTATAGATGGAAAATTATAAGCATCTACTCTTAACTTATTTAATTACACATATCAACAATAAAATAACATCACAAACTTTTAACTATCCTAGTATTTTTTCATCTTTAAGCATTAATTATAAAAATGAAACTATACTCAACAAAACACCAATCGCAAGATGTAGATTTAAGTACAGCAGTACTTAAAGGTTTACCACCAGATAATGGTTTGTATATGCCATACAATATTCCAAAACTAAGTGATGATTTTTGGAAAAACTTAGATAGTTATACCTATAATGAAATGGCATTTCGTATTGCTAAGAATTTAATTGGTGATGTTGTTACAGATGTAGATTTATTGAAAATTATAGAACAAGCGTATAATTTTGATGCTCCTTTAGTGCATTTAAAAAATCAAGAGATACTAGAATTGTTTCATGGACCAACTTTAGCTTTTAAAGATTTTGGTGCAAGATTTATGGGACGACTAATGGGGCATTTCCTACGAAACGAAAATAATAAAGTCAATATTTTAGTAGCTACAAGTGGCGATACTGGAAGTGCAGTTGCTCATGGTTTTCTAAATGTTGAAGGAATTGATGTAACTATTTTGTATCCAAAAGGAAAGGTGAGTGATATACAAGAAAAACAATTTACTACACTTGGTGCCAATATTACCGCTATTGAAATTGATGGTGTTTTCGATGATTGTCAAGCTTTGGTAAAGCAAGCATTTTTAGATGAAGATTTAAATAATGCGATGACTTTATCTTCAGCTAACTCAATAAATATAGCACGATTAATTCCTCAATCATTTTATTATATTTATGCTTACAAACAATTGGAAAATAAAAATCTAGATTTATATTTTTCCGTTCCAAGTGGAAATTTTGGCAATCTTACTGCTGGTTTATTTGCAAAAAAAATGGGTTTGCCTATTAAAAAAATGATAGCTAGTACTAATGATAATGACATTTTTACGCAGTACTATAATAGTGGAAATTTTGAACCAAAACCAAGTGTGCAAACCATTTCTAATGCAATGGATGTTGGTAATCCTAGCAATTTTGTTAGAATGATGGATATCTATAACAATAATCTAAGTGAACTAAAACAAGATATTGTTGCGTATAGTTTTAATGATGAACAAACTAAAGCATGTATTAAAAAAATATATAAAACAGAAGATTATTTAATGTGTCCGCATACAGCAGTTGCATATTTAGGCATGCAACAATTTCAACAAGAAAATGATATTCAAAATGCTAACAGTATTGCATTGTCAACAGCACATCCTGTGAAATTTGGCGAAGTCATTACACCAATTATAGAAGAAGTCGTAGCAGTTCCAGAAAGATTACAACATATCATCGATGGAAAAAAACAAAGCATTTCACTAAACAAAGACTTTGCTGGTTTTAAATCTTGGTTGTTAAATAAATAGTGTGTAACTTTATTTGTATGAATAAAATCTTTACATTATTTACTTTGTTATTTGTTTTTGTGTCTTATATTTTTGCTGATTGTGGCAATCGATATATAGATACTACTTTTCCAGTTAAAAAGTACACTGATATTCAGTACGGTTTCAATTTCGATAGTAAAAATAACCCAACCAATTTATTGTTAGATGTATATACGCCAGATCCAACAATAGATAACGAAAATAAAAAACCACTCATTATTTTTGTTCATGGTGGTTCTTTTATTGGTGGCGATAGAAATGACCAAGGCATCAATCAAACAGCAGCTTATTTTGCAAGTTTAGGTTATGCTACGGCAAACATAGAATATAGAGTTCAACAAACTACCATTTTTAATCCAATTTTAGATTTTGCCGATTATAACAATTTCTATCAAGCAATAATTCGTGGTATGCACGATGTAAAAGCAGCTATTCGTTTTTTCAAAAAAGATGTAGTAGAAAATGGAAATTCGTATGGAATTGATACGAATAATATTATTTTATATGGATCTTCTGCTGGAGCTATTATTTCTTTACATACTATTTTTTTAGATGATACTTCAGAAATGGATTTTCGTTTTAAACCAAATTTTGATGTATTAGGTGGATTAGAAGGCAATAGTGGTAATGCTGGTTATTCATCTAATAATGTAAAAACAGTTATAAGTTGTAGTGGAGCATTACACGATCCTAATTATTTGAATAATAATGCTGATATTAATTATATCGGATTTCATAATACAATAGATTTTACTGTACCATACGAATTAGGTTGTTTTGTTACCGCAGCTTGTTTCCTTGGATATTTTTATGGCGATAAACCAATTTATAATAATACAGTAAGATTAAATATGAATTCCGAGTTCTATCCAGTAGAAGGTTACGGACATCCAGTGGATCAATATGCAGACACAGCTACTTTTAGAATGATAAGAGAAAAATCTAAACAGTTTTTGTATAATATATTTTGTGAAGAAGCTATAAATGATACAACAACAGTTACTGCAATTAATAAGAATACAATAAAACCACTATCGGTTTATCCAAACCCAATAGTAGATAAGGTAAATATTCAGCTACCTAATGAGTTGTTGCAAAAAGAAGTAACACTATCATATACAGATATAACAGGACGAGTATTAAATACAACAACTCGAACAATTAATAGTAATATTATAGCACTGAATGTAGATTTTCTAGCAAAAGGAATGTACTTATTACAAGTATCTACTCAAGATGACAATACTATCTATACAACAAAATTGCTTAAGCAGTAATTAACCTTTTAGCTTTCTATAGCCAACTAAAATAATTAAAGCACCACCAATTGCCATTAAGAATGATTTGATGTCAAACGAGTTAACATCTCCAAAACCTAGTAAACTACCAATAAAACCACCTACAAAAGCACCAGCAATTCCTAGTAAAATAGTGATAATCCAACCACCTGGATCTTTGCCTGGCATAATCATTTTAGCTATTGCACCTGCAATCAATCCGAATAAAATCCATGATAAAATTCCCATGTTAATTAATTTTTAACAAGTTTAATTAAATTACTTGTAAAAGTCAAAAAAAATGTCCACCAAATTAATGATGGACACTTGAACTAAACTGTTATTGTATAAATCAACTTTTGAATTATACTACAAGTTGTGCTATTTTTTTTATAATGTCAATATTTTTATTGTTTATTATCAAAAATTAATATCTTTGCACCACAATGAAAACATTGTCTTTCATACTACAACATCATTTTCATCACGCTTAGGCGTGATATTTTACATTTCATTGATATACGATATCGTATTTTTACTTTTTCAATTATTAATTTCAAAATCTTAATCCAAAATAGGATAAATTTAAAATCATGCAAAGAATAAAATTAGCTATTCAAAAAAAAGGGCGACTCAGCGAAAAATCAATACAACTGATTAATGAATGTGATATTTCTTTTCCAAATAGTTCTGGTAAGTTAACTACAGCTTGCTACGATTTCCCAATGGATATTCTCTTTTTAAGAGATGATGATATTCCAGGTTATGTAGAAGATGGTGTAGCAGACATTGGCATCGTAGGAGAAAATGTGATAGCAGAATTAGGCAGTCAAGTAGATAATAGATTAGATATGGGCTTTGGTAAATGCAGATTGTCATTAGCCATTCCAAAAAATGATGCTTATAATGGTGTACAGTCTTTTCATGGTAAATCAATAGCTACTTCTTATCCAAATATATTGAACAATTATTTGTCTAAAAATAATGTTACTGCCGATATTCACGAAATAAGTGGTTCGGTAGAAATTGCACCAAGTATTGGATTAGCAAGTGCTATATGTGATATTGTAAGTACTGGTTCTACTTTATTGAGTAATGGATTAAAAGAAGTAGAAACAGTGTTTAAATCGCAAGCAGTATTAATTGCTAATAAAAATTTATCTGTAGAAAAAAATAAAATATTAGAACAATTAATATTTAGATTTGTAGCAGTTCAAAAAGCAAAGAATAACAAATACATTTTATTAAATGCACCAAATGAATGTGTAGATAAAATTGTAGCTATTCTTCCAGGTATGAATAGTCCAACGGTTTTACCATTAGCAAAATCTGGTTGGAGTTCTGTACATTCTGTAATTACCGTTAAAGATTTTTGGACGATTATTCAGCAATTAAAGGATGCTGGAGCAGAAGGAATTTTAGTTACACCTATTGAAAAATTAATTTATTAAAATGAATATTGTTAAGTATCCAGAAAAAGGTTTAGAGTGGATGAGCTTAATGCAAAGACCATTTTCAGATGATGAAGATATATATAGAATTGTGAATGATATTTTATATGATGTTTCTTCTAATGGAGATGAAGCTTTAAAAGCATATGCACTTAAATTCGATAAGGTAGAGTTAGATGACTTTTTAGTAACTAAAGAAGAAATTGAAACTGCAATAACATTAGTCGATGATGAATTAAAACAAGCCATTCAACAAGCAAAATCAAACATAGAAAAATATCATCAAGCTCAAGTAAAAATAGAAGATAAAATTACTACAATGCAAGGTGTTGAATGTTGGCGTAAATCGTTGCCAATAGAAAGAGTAGGTTTATACATTCCTGGTGGCACAGCTCCTTTATTCTCTACAGTATTGATGTTGGCAATTCCTGCAAACATTGCACAATGTAAGTCTATTATTTTGTGTTCGCCACCAAATCAACAAGGCAAAATTCATCCTGCAATTTTATACACAGCACAGCTTTGTGGTGTACATCAAATTTATAAAGTTGGTGGAGCTCAAGCTATTGCTGCTATGGCTTTTGGTACAGAAACTATTCCAAATGTCTATAAAATTTTTGGTCCTGGAAATGCTTTTGTTACTAAAGCTAAAGAATTAATTAGCACACATGGTATTGCAATTGATATGCCAGCTGGACCAAGTGAAGTTTTAGTGATTGGTGATAAAAATGCCAATGCTAATTTTATTGCAGCCGATTTATTATCTCAAGCAGAACATGGTATAGACAGTCAAGTTATTTTTTTAACCGATGATGAAGAGAAGTTGTTCGCAGTAGAACAAGCCGTTAATCAACAATTACAACAATTGCCACGAAAAGAAATTGCTACACAAGCATTAGAAAATAGTCAGTTGATTTTATTGCATTCTTTAGATGAAGCAATGCAATTTAGCAATGCTTATGCACCAGAACATTTGATTTTACAAACCGAAAATGCAACTGAATTAGCAGAAAAAGTGAGCAATGCTGGTTCTGTATTTATTGGTGCTTATACACCAGAAAGTGCTGGCGATTATGCAAGTGGTACTAACCATACTTTACCTACACATGGTTATGCTTTGTCTTATAGTGGTGTTTCGGTTGATAGCTTTATGAAAAAAATATCTTTTCAACATATATCTGAAATTGGATTACAAAATATAGGTAACACCATAGAAATAATGGCAGCAAATGAACAATTACAAGCACATAAAAATGCAGTGAGCATTCGTTTAAAATCTATTTATGAAAAAAATTAACCTTAATAATATTATTAGAAATCACATTCTACAAATGCAAGCTTATTCTGCTGCACGATTAGAATTTGATGGTAGCAACGCTATTTTTATTGATGCTAATGAAAATCCTTTCGGCTCTGTTTCCGACTATTCTTGTAATCGTTATCCAGATCCTTTGCAAACAGATATTAAAAATGCATTAGCTATTTTAGAAGATATATCACCAAAACAAATATTTATTGGAAATGGAAGTGATGAATGTATTGATTTATTGATTAGAGCTTATTGTGAGCCAAAGCAAGATGCTATACTATATTTTCCACCAGTTTTTTCAATGTATCAACACTGTGCAGATGTTCATCATATTCACAAACAAGAAATTTTATTGTTAGAAGGCAGCTATCAATTAGATATTGATAAAATATTAAATAGAATAAGTAATGATGATAGTATAAAAATAATATTTATTTGTAATCCAAATAATCCTACAGGAAATTTAATTCACACCGATGATATCCTATCTATTTTAGATGCCTTTAATGGACTAGTTGTTATTGATGAAGCTTATATTGATTTTTCTGATGCTACTTCATTTGTAAGTCATTTGCATCAGTTTAATAATTTAGTAGTACTCAAAACATTTTCAAAATCTTGGGGAATGGCAAGTATTCGTCTAGGTTATCTAATGGCAGATGAACAAATTATACAAGCATTAAATACCATTAAAATGCCATATAATATTGGTCAGCATACACAAGAAACGGTTTTAAATGCACTACAACATCATCAAACAAAAACAGATTATATCAACGAAATTATAGAACAAAAAAATATATTATTAGAAGCACTCAAACAATTTTCTTTTATCGAGAAAATTTATCCAACAGCTGCCAATTATGTATTGATAAAGGTAGATGATGCCAATAAACTCTATCAACATCTAATTAAAGATAATATTGTAGTCCGAAACAGATCTAAATTACCTTTGTGCGAAAATTCATTGAGAATCACTTTTGGCACTGCAAATGAGAATCAACAATTATTGACAAGTTTGAAAAATTATCAATAACTTTATTAAACTAAATATTTTAGGATGACTTTAGAACAGAGAAAACAAGCAGTAAAAAAAATGATTGATGATGCAGATGAAGATAGTTTTGCTAATTTTGAAGAATTAGTTAATTTAAAAGGACACTTATTTGTTTTGACTGAAGAACAAATTGCAGAAATAGATAAAGGCATAGAAGAAGCTAAAAATAATCAATTTGTTAGTAAGGAAGTAGTACAACAAAAGTTTGGTTCATGGCTTATACTATAGAGTTTACACCTACAGCTGTTAATTCATTAGAACAGATTTTAAATTTTATTGAGAAAACTTGGACTAAAAAAAGTATTGATGAACTTAAGAAGAATATCAATAAGACTATTAAAATGTTGAAAAAATTTCCCAAAGCATCTCCAATTTATCATATAGATAATACGGTTAGAATGAGTGTGGTTAAAAATTATATTCTATTACTTTATATTATAGATGAAATAAATAAAAAAGTTATTATATCAGCTTTTATTGATGCAAGACAACAATACAAACAACTAAAATAAACATGAAAAAAATATTATTTATAGATAGAGATGGTACACTAATTACTGAACCAAAAGATGATTTTCAAGTAGATAGTTTTGAAAAATTAAACTTCTTACCAAATGTATTGTATTATCTCAAAAAAATTGTAGAAGAAACCAATTACGATTTAGTCATGGTTACCAATCAAGATGGATTAGGTACTGCTAGTTTTCCTGAAGATACATTTTGGAAGGTACACAACTTAATGCTTCGTGTGTTTGAAAGTGAAGGCGTACATTTTAAAGAAGTATTAATAGATAGAACTTTTGCTAAAGACAATGCTCCAACAAGAAAACCAAATACTGGATTGCTTACACAATATATGAATAATTCAAATGTTGATTTATTAAATTCATTTGTAATTGGCGATCGATTAACAGACATTCAATTAGCTAAAAATTTAAATAGCAAAGGTATTTTAATTGGTAGAAGTGCCGATACTTCAGATGATGATTTACTCAATCAAACAGCACTAAAAGAAACTATCGTTTTGCAAACCGAAAATTGGAAAGAGATATATCAATTTTTAACGCAACCAAAACGAATAGCACACATAGAACGCAATACCAACGAAACTAAAATAAAAATAGATTTGGCTTTAGATGGTACTGGGAAATATAACATCAACACTGGATTAGAGTTTTTTAATCACATGTTAGAGCAATTAGCTAAGCACTCTAATTGCGATATTAATATAGATGTAAAAGGAGATTTGCAAATAGACGAACACCATACTATCGAAGATACAGCAATTGCATTAGGTGAAGCATTTAAACAAGCACTAGGTAA
Above is a genomic segment from Chitinophagales bacterium containing:
- a CDS encoding putative DNA binding domain-containing protein yields the protein MNTLEKVKFVTKDFLEGLKNSDIKSETEELDFKEIFKISDTSSKVEFIKDFLAFANSKGGHIVFGVNKSYEWIGLDDRSDSDVDEANIANILDSYCDGEINYVTNTIELEGNYFFVIYIFPSIPIIPFKKDGQYQKNNWKNGKNTNVVVFKSGDVYCRRGSRSIKADNLFYKLKSNNFGIIENVSQQPIMYSEFIGRNEYLIDLNKKLANQNNRIIQIDGIGGIGKTSFVHYFVSQLIHNKDYKNNFDFVIWTSSKRNKYTPGGIKVLTEFISNYSDLINEIYEFIVKNQLLSIENEVEQDNIELVLKFLSENKVLLIVDNLETLNDTDLISFLEHFPLKSKAILTTRETLGDFYMSRINLNGFNREKEFPEFLLSQYSNFNGEGNFLELYEKNLDDLYAYTKGMPLAGQLITHQLSQGTPIEIVLENLKSGKAYEDILTFCFKGSIEKLSIIEKTVLFIFSLSEKESLLTIDDLIYISGFTNDEIGLQAIPRLTTISLCYKKKSDTGIIGYSIPYLAKIYSKQYLALDNEEEIIAKYENFIQEKLKFSSSDNSVINLFYRSQAKNHNEKVLADTALKILSIASYDYELAIKLIDELILQNNKFPFLYLIKGKIEENSFYRDSLERAKKEFLFAIQLNENYLEALIELGYIEYKSRVGNKEKAKEFIQSSISYFEKAYKIEPNDQRVCLGLAQGYSKKASGISYYHNKEMKKEIAVKANFFFEKAFYNGDSLTYTEKHSNAISACGCALNFKNNIRNDNDALKWCKKGLEYEPDNNMLLELKRELEFKIDPSNYAIQQLKEKGWVKK
- a CDS encoding carboxylesterase family protein, with the translated sequence MNKIFTLFTLLFVFVSYIFADCGNRYIDTTFPVKKYTDIQYGFNFDSKNNPTNLLLDVYTPDPTIDNENKKPLIIFVHGGSFIGGDRNDQGINQTAAYFASLGYATANIEYRVQQTTIFNPILDFADYNNFYQAIIRGMHDVKAAIRFFKKDVVENGNSYGIDTNNIILYGSSAGAIISLHTIFLDDTSEMDFRFKPNFDVLGGLEGNSGNAGYSSNNVKTVISCSGALHDPNYLNNNADINYIGFHNTIDFTVPYELGCFVTAACFLGYFYGDKPIYNNTVRLNMNSEFYPVEGYGHPVDQYADTATFRMIREKSKQFLYNIFCEEAINDTTTVTAINKNTIKPLSVYPNPIVDKVNIQLPNELLQKEVTLSYTDITGRVLNTTTRTINSNIIALNVDFLAKGMYLLQVSTQDDNTIYTTKLLKQ
- a CDS encoding ATP phosphoribosyltransferase gives rise to the protein MMQRIKLAIQKKGRLSEKSIQLINECDISFPNSSGKLTTACYDFPMDILFLRDDDIPGYVEDGVADIGIVGENVIAELGSQVDNRLDMGFGKCRLSLAIPKNDAYNGVQSFHGKSIATSYPNILNNYLSKNNVTADIHEISGSVEIAPSIGLASAICDIVSTGSTLLSNGLKEVETVFKSQAVLIANKNLSVEKNKILEQLIFRFVAVQKAKNNKYILLNAPNECVDKIVAILPGMNSPTVLPLAKSGWSSVHSVITVKDFWTIIQQLKDAGAEGILVTPIEKLIY
- a CDS encoding FMN-binding glutamate synthase family protein; protein product: MKEAIKFTVVILIITLLIIATVIWTVPGLIITAVLLLLIGFYDFFQTKHTILRNFPVIGHMRYLLELLAPEIHQYFIESGTDGKPIDRNHRAYIYERAKEQNQTHPFGTELDVTKENYRWMQHSIYPAKKLEIAPRVTVGGKECKQPYSASIFNISAMSFGALSKNAIEALNIGAREGNFFHDTGEGGISKYHLQGGDLVWEIGTGYFGCRTQDGGFDAQKFKEKANWETVKMIEIKISQGAKPGHGGVLPAAKNDEEIAAIRGVQPHTTVLSPPGHATFHNAEGLLNFVQQLRELANGKPVGFKLAIGSKKEFIEICEKMNATGIKPDFITVDGAEGGTGAAPIDFSNYVGMPWEDALIFVVDTLNKYNLKEEIKVITATKIFTAFDIFKAMCIGADICNSARGMMLALGCIQALKCNTNECPTGVATNNPKFVRGLVVSEKWKRVKNYHKNTVEDFLELLAASGCNSTTALNRSFIYKKIDDKWHTYEE
- a CDS encoding GlsB/YeaQ/YmgE family stress response membrane protein, yielding MGILSWILFGLIAGAIAKMIMPGKDPGGWIITILLGIAGAFVGGFIGSLLGFGDVNSFDIKSFLMAIGGALIILVGYRKLKG
- the thrC gene encoding threonine synthase translates to MKLYSTKHQSQDVDLSTAVLKGLPPDNGLYMPYNIPKLSDDFWKNLDSYTYNEMAFRIAKNLIGDVVTDVDLLKIIEQAYNFDAPLVHLKNQEILELFHGPTLAFKDFGARFMGRLMGHFLRNENNKVNILVATSGDTGSAVAHGFLNVEGIDVTILYPKGKVSDIQEKQFTTLGANITAIEIDGVFDDCQALVKQAFLDEDLNNAMTLSSANSINIARLIPQSFYYIYAYKQLENKNLDLYFSVPSGNFGNLTAGLFAKKMGLPIKKMIASTNDNDIFTQYYNSGNFEPKPSVQTISNAMDVGNPSNFVRMMDIYNNNLSELKQDIVAYSFNDEQTKACIKKIYKTEDYLMCPHTAVAYLGMQQFQQENDIQNANSIALSTAHPVKFGEVITPIIEEVVAVPERLQHIIDGKKQSISLNKDFAGFKSWLLNK